AAAAATGATATATTAGAGTTCTCTTGTATCGGTTGCGGGTTATGCTGTAAAGAAAATGGATATATATATTTCTCTTTAGAAGATATAAAAAAAGCTTCGGATTATTTGAATATCAATCCTCTTGTATTTATAGATAAATATTTAAAGCATAGTTATTCATTGGAATATCATATAAAAGTTGATGAAGAAAATAAGTGCCCTTTTTTAGATGAAAATAATAAATGTATTATAAATGATGCTAAACCAAAACAATGCTCTACATTTCCATATTGGAATGAATATACTGATAAAAATGGTAATTTAATATCTGGAAAATTCAATAGACCTTGCCCGGGAGTGAAAGTTAAAAAGAAAAAATAATATGAAATTTATAAAAAAATAGTTGTTTTATTTTTTTATAAAATATTATATACTAGAATTACACACAATTATTATAATTTAAGGAAAATTAATAAGTATGTCTGAAGAATTAAATATTGATAAATATATCGTTCTTACTTTAGATGAAATAAAAGAAATAAAAGATAATTTAATAGCACATAATATACCATTATTTAGAATGGATAAAGAAAATAATATAATAGCTTTTCCAACAGAACAGTTAAGCCTTGTTATAGATAATCCTAAATATTCTAATGTGAAATTATATGCTCCAAAGAGTTTCTCACACTTTATAAATGAGTTTAAATTATTAAATACAAACTCTGCTGCAACATATATAGAAACCAATAAATATGTATTTCAAACTCCAAAAGAAGCTGCAGAAGAGATGAGCAGAAAAATATCTGAAATCTCTAAAATGAGTTATAATGAAAAAGTAAATATAATTGAAACTTACAATAAAGAATTAAAAGAAATTAAAGTTGATGAGAAACATGCAATCAATAGAAACACAGCACAGCAGATAGTTGATGCTGGTAATGATGTTGGGCTTATTGCTAAAGTTACTATGTTTGAAAGCATCAAAAAAATAAAAGGCAATGAACTTACACAGGATCAGGCAAAATTGGAAAATCAAGAGATTAATGATACTACAACTTCTTTGGTAAACACAATAGTTAATATGCTTTCAAAGAATTTAGAAACGCAGAAGGTTTTTACAGAGTTAAGAAATTATTCTGACGGCGGAGTAATGGCTCATTCAAATAGAGTTTTTGTTTCTTATGTGAATTTTCTTGCATTTTATAACAATCTCATAAAAAGAAGAAATTTAATACATAGCATAAGAACAGCTTTTCCTACTGTATATAAAAAATATTATGAGAATATGACCACTTCTTCAGAAAAATACAGAATATACGAAGACTTTAGAACACTTGAAGATTGTATTGATAATGGTATGCGTTTTGTTGAAGAGAAAGAGATGAACTTGTATTCTATTGGTGCTTTGCTTCATGATATAGGTAAAGTAAAAGATTTGGATTATTTTGAAGGTGAATCTGGAAGAGATTATGAAAGAATAAAAAAACATTTATTCAATAGCTATACTCTTGTAAGTCAAACTTCTGAATATTCTCTTGAGGTTATTTTAACTGTTGCTTTGCATCATGAATATTATGGACTTGGTTATGGACCTTATGAGCGTTTATACAAATTAAAATTAGAAAAAGTACCAAGCTTTCAAATACCTAGAATAATGTCTTACGAGGCTAAGGTAATAGATGACTGTGATGCTTTTGCTTATTTCCCTGCTAAGATGCTTGAGATAATAGATGTATATGATGCTTTAATTGACCCTGCAAGAAAATATAGAGGAGGAAAAACTTTTACTCCTGAAGAAGCTCTAAACATTATGAAGGAAGATTTTATAGAAAAGCATGTGAAGTTAGACCCTATACTTTATGATGTATTTGTTGAGTTTTTAAGCAACTCTATAGAAAAAGATTTACTTTCTTCTAAGTTAGAATAGATTTATTATATTTGATTAAATAAATAACAAATATTTAAGTGTTTTAATTTATTGATTGTACTATATAGTTTCATATAAAAATATAAATATTTTATTCAACTCTTTCCCGCCTTCGCTTTGCGGACTTCGTCAAAGTTGCAAAAAGTGCAAGTACTTTAGCTTTATATATTTGGAATATGAATAAAATATAAAATAATACTTGTATTTTTTACTAAGTTAAAAATTTTTAGTATATCAATTATTCTCTTTTAAATAATTAATAAATCTCTCTGGCAAATACACATTACTATATTCTAACGCTCTTCTAAATAAAGGAGCTATTTCTGATACTTTAAATCCCGCTATGCCGCAGCCTATCTCTGTAACAAGAAATTTTTTATCTTTATTTTTTATAGTAAAATCTAAAAACTCATCGACATATTTTCTTATTTCATCAACACTCATCTTTCCGCTTCTCGTATAATCAACCGTAGGAATAGCAAAAGTTTTACCCTGAAGACCAAAAGCCTTGCCATATATAGCTCCCCAATTCATAGCCATTCTTGCAGCACCGCCTGCATGCATGCCTTCAGTATTGCTTCCAAATACAAAAACTTCATCATCTTCTAATTTGTTAATATATTTTGCTGATACTCTCATAAATATAAACCTTAATTAATTATAGCTTCATTAAATCTAAAATCAATTCTATAAGTTAAAGTAGCCTGATCATGCACCGTTTTTAATATGGCAGCAAGATCAACAAATTTACTAGCTGTAACATATTTGTCTAATATCACCTGAACCTGATAGCCCCTTGGATAAAGTATTAAATCCTTTCCAAAGGCATTTATTTCTGAAATGAGATTATATATATCATAATTATTAGTTTTTAATTCATATAAAACGCTTCTTAAATATTTTGTATAATCATTTTCTATTTTTTCATTTGTTGAAGTGATGGTTAAACCTGTAATATAAGGAACATCATAATTATAAATAGATGAATTTCTTATAATATATCCGTCATCAGTAATTTCGTATATGCCATTTTGAGATTCTGCTAAAAATAAAGTTTCTCTCTCTTTTATGTTTATGATTAGTAAATCTGGAAAAGATATTTTTATGCTGTCTACTTGAAGTCTAATATTTTTTTCTATTCTTTCTTTTATTTCTTTTCTTGGTATAAAAAATAAACTTTTATTATTATAATCGCTCAAATTAGCTTCTTCTATTACAGTAATTGGTGCTATTAATTTAAGCCCCCTTATCTCAACTCTCAAAACCTTAGCTTTATTAAAAACAAAACCAATGCCAACAATAAATATTATTATTAAAAAATATAATATTATTTTCTTAATTAATTTTTTTTGCTTTTGACTTAATTTATTTTTTTGAAGCTTTTTTCTTAATTTGCTTTCATTAAAAGTTTTATTTTTCATTTTTTATATTTTTATTTTTTTTATTTACTTCTTTTAATTTACTTCGCATCCAGCTTTAAAACCTTTCTCAGTTACCATAAGAGAAAGAGTCTCTCCATTATCTGCCAAAAGAAGCATACCATGTGAATTAACACCTCTAAACTTTTTAGGCTTTAAATTAGCAAGATAAAGCACAGTTTTTCCAACCATCTCCTCTGGTTTATAATACTCAGCAATAGAAGAAACAACTACTCTCTGCTCGCCTCCGCCTATATCAACTACAAACTTTAAAAGCTTATCAGCATTTTCAACTTTCTCAGCAACAACTATTGTAGCAGTTAATAATTCTAACTTCTCAAAATCCTCTTTTTCTATATAAGGCTTATGTTTATCTTCTTTAGGAGGATTAACTTCTTTTTTGTTTTCCTCAGAAGAAGCACCAATCTCTTTTTCTATATCATATCTATTAAATAAAGGATCTCCCTTTTCTATTTTTATGCCAGCCTTTAAAGAACCCCACTTCTTAGCATCTTCCAAAGGTACACTGTCTCCAAGGCCAAGTCTGTTAAATACCTTTTTAGGAGTCTCTACAAAAAATATCTGTAAATAAGCAGTTACTATATAATATGCCTGAAAAGATAGATACATTACATTAGCTAAATGATCTCTTTTACTTTCATCTTTAGCAAGATTCCAAGGAGCACTCTCTTCAACATATTTGTTTACCATCTTTATAACTTCCCAAATGTTAAATAAAGCCTCTTGAAATTTAAAAGAGTCTAAAGCAGATTCTACATTAGCATCTAAAGTAAGCACTGCCTTTTTTAATTCTCTCTCTCTGTCAGAATAAACACTCTCAACCTCTTCTGGAAGAACACCGTCAAAATATTTTCCAAGCATTGTAGTGATTCTATGCCACAAATTACCATAATCATTAGCCAAATCACTATTGATTCTCTTTAAGAAAAGCTCTTGTGAATAAAATCCATCAACACCGAAATTAATCTCTCTCATAAGGAAATATCTTAAAGCATCAACGCCATATTTATCTATTAA
The genomic region above belongs to Brachyspira sp. SAP_772 and contains:
- a CDS encoding YkgJ family cysteine cluster protein gives rise to the protein MKKSKKKNDILEFSCIGCGLCCKENGYIYFSLEDIKKASDYLNINPLVFIDKYLKHSYSLEYHIKVDEENKCPFLDENNKCIINDAKPKQCSTFPYWNEYTDKNGNLISGKFNRPCPGVKVKKKK
- a CDS encoding HD-GYP domain-containing protein → MSEELNIDKYIVLTLDEIKEIKDNLIAHNIPLFRMDKENNIIAFPTEQLSLVIDNPKYSNVKLYAPKSFSHFINEFKLLNTNSAATYIETNKYVFQTPKEAAEEMSRKISEISKMSYNEKVNIIETYNKELKEIKVDEKHAINRNTAQQIVDAGNDVGLIAKVTMFESIKKIKGNELTQDQAKLENQEINDTTTSLVNTIVNMLSKNLETQKVFTELRNYSDGGVMAHSNRVFVSYVNFLAFYNNLIKRRNLIHSIRTAFPTVYKKYYENMTTSSEKYRIYEDFRTLEDCIDNGMRFVEEKEMNLYSIGALLHDIGKVKDLDYFEGESGRDYERIKKHLFNSYTLVSQTSEYSLEVILTVALHHEYYGLGYGPYERLYKLKLEKVPSFQIPRIMSYEAKVIDDCDAFAYFPAKMLEIIDVYDALIDPARKYRGGKTFTPEEALNIMKEDFIEKHVKLDPILYDVFVEFLSNSIEKDLLSSKLE
- a CDS encoding cell division protein FtsQ/DivIB; the encoded protein is MKNKTFNESKLRKKLQKNKLSQKQKKLIKKIILYFLIIIFIVGIGFVFNKAKVLRVEIRGLKLIAPITVIEEANLSDYNNKSLFFIPRKEIKERIEKNIRLQVDSIKISFPDLLIINIKERETLFLAESQNGIYEITDDGYIIRNSSIYNYDVPYITGLTITSTNEKIENDYTKYLRSVLYELKTNNYDIYNLISEINAFGKDLILYPRGYQVQVILDKYVTASKFVDLAAILKTVHDQATLTYRIDFRFNEAIIN
- the metG gene encoding methionine--tRNA ligase, producing MTDKKFYITTPIYYPSDYLHIGHCYCTIAADTMARYKKVMGYDVYFLTGTDEHGEKIQRKAEEAKTTPKEYVDNIVEATKKLWKRLHIDYSHYIRTTDDYHERRVQNIFKQLYDKGYIYKGSYKGLYCVSDEAFFTESQVVKKDDGKCYCPDCEKELEYKEEECYYLKLSEFGDWLINYYKEHPEFLEPKERQNEMLKNFLLPGLEDLAVTRKGLNWGIPCPIDNEHSIYVWIDALSNYITALGYSEEDELYKKYWPCDVHFVGKEIVRFHAIIWPIMLKMLDIPLPKKVFGHGWVLFDDGKKMSKSRGNVVDPNTLIDKYGVDALRYFLMREINFGVDGFYSQELFLKRINSDLANDYGNLWHRITTMLGKYFDGVLPEEVESVYSDRERELKKAVLTLDANVESALDSFKFQEALFNIWEVIKMVNKYVEESAPWNLAKDESKRDHLANVMYLSFQAYYIVTAYLQIFFVETPKKVFNRLGLGDSVPLEDAKKWGSLKAGIKIEKGDPLFNRYDIEKEIGASSEENKKEVNPPKEDKHKPYIEKEDFEKLELLTATIVVAEKVENADKLLKFVVDIGGGEQRVVVSSIAEYYKPEEMVGKTVLYLANLKPKKFRGVNSHGMLLLADNGETLSLMVTEKGFKAGCEVN